Proteins co-encoded in one Arthrobacter globiformis genomic window:
- a CDS encoding PAS domain-containing sensor histidine kinase, translating into MSPDEALRLLKQRAFDAAPLATAIFRKESPTELVFLGGNGELDALLHNSTEPAVNPDEVPTPALIKLVATSLSEPADDQTMTFRLGDQLAAYRPQVKMFNVPGDPAEYLVVQFAALAEPDSIEHDLHSTIRQLKDLLDNSAALMYVKDLDGRYLIANHYYARRLGVTAESIIGLTDYDLFPKAVADNYSNNDDMVIRTASSIEVEELLATDRDQSELDEDSRWLSIKFPLLDDAGKPYALGAISTDITDRKRAERAAREAMHDAERANRSKSEFLSRMSHELRTPLNAILGFAQLLQDLPLSPRAAESTSHILDAGKHLLALVNDVLDITWIEAGAPGIASAPVPAIDSIHQALKLVRPLAAAQDIEIASDLHGALHRYVLADTQRLRQVFINLLSNAVKFNNPQGAVRVWCEVVDGALRFLVMDTGPGMSEDDVERLFKPFVRLDQSASIEGSGLGLALSRRLVEEMGGSLGIEHTAPGEGSTFYVDMPLAPAPEEDLDTSAPKKDAVDTSDAAHATILQIEDTYANIRLVENIISGMGGLNLISATSGESGVALAQDNAPQLILLDVNLSDMSGVEVVKLLQQDQRTKDIPVIILSADATPARIAELRSMKILDYLTKPFDIEHFARTVRQALALA; encoded by the coding sequence GTGAGCCCCGATGAGGCCCTTCGCCTGCTGAAACAGCGCGCTTTCGACGCCGCCCCCCTGGCTACTGCCATCTTTCGTAAAGAATCCCCTACAGAGCTGGTGTTCCTGGGAGGCAACGGCGAGCTCGATGCATTGCTGCACAACTCAACCGAGCCCGCGGTTAATCCGGATGAAGTCCCAACACCGGCCCTGATAAAACTCGTTGCGACATCGCTTTCTGAACCGGCTGACGATCAAACCATGACGTTTCGTCTGGGCGACCAGCTGGCTGCCTACCGCCCTCAGGTCAAGATGTTCAACGTACCCGGCGATCCTGCGGAGTATCTGGTCGTTCAGTTTGCTGCGCTGGCGGAGCCGGACTCCATCGAACACGACTTACACTCGACAATCAGGCAGTTGAAGGATCTATTAGATAATTCAGCGGCCCTCATGTACGTCAAAGACCTGGACGGCCGTTACCTAATTGCCAACCACTACTACGCCCGACGCCTGGGGGTCACAGCAGAATCAATCATCGGCCTGACTGATTATGACCTGTTTCCCAAGGCCGTGGCCGACAACTACTCCAACAACGATGACATGGTCATCAGGACCGCCAGCTCAATCGAAGTCGAGGAACTCTTGGCGACAGACCGGGACCAGTCCGAATTGGATGAAGACAGCCGTTGGCTGTCCATAAAATTCCCGCTTCTGGATGACGCCGGCAAGCCATACGCTCTAGGCGCGATCTCCACGGACATCACTGACCGGAAACGGGCAGAAAGGGCCGCGCGGGAAGCGATGCATGACGCGGAGCGTGCTAACCGATCGAAAAGCGAATTCCTATCCAGGATGAGCCACGAGCTGCGGACGCCGCTGAACGCCATATTAGGGTTCGCGCAACTGCTTCAGGATTTGCCCCTGAGCCCCCGCGCAGCCGAGAGTACAAGTCATATCCTCGATGCCGGCAAGCACCTCCTGGCACTCGTTAATGATGTTCTGGACATCACCTGGATCGAGGCCGGCGCCCCTGGCATTGCCTCCGCTCCTGTACCGGCAATCGACTCGATCCACCAGGCCCTCAAATTGGTCCGCCCCCTGGCCGCTGCACAGGACATCGAGATCGCTAGCGATTTGCATGGTGCCTTGCACCGTTACGTCCTAGCTGACACTCAGCGGCTAAGGCAAGTCTTCATCAACTTGCTGAGCAATGCTGTGAAGTTCAACAACCCACAGGGTGCTGTCAGGGTCTGGTGCGAGGTAGTGGACGGGGCGCTGCGCTTCTTGGTCATGGACACAGGCCCTGGGATGTCCGAGGACGACGTGGAGCGGCTGTTCAAACCATTTGTGCGCCTTGATCAATCGGCTTCCATTGAGGGGTCCGGCTTGGGCCTTGCCCTTTCCCGGCGACTTGTGGAGGAAATGGGCGGCTCCTTGGGCATTGAACACACCGCCCCGGGCGAGGGATCAACTTTTTACGTGGACATGCCGCTCGCGCCTGCGCCGGAGGAGGATCTCGACACGTCGGCCCCCAAAAAAGATGCTGTCGACACCAGCGACGCTGCTCATGCTACGATCCTGCAGATTGAAGACACTTACGCGAATATCCGCTTGGTGGAGAACATCATTTCCGGGATGGGCGGGCTGAACCTTATTTCCGCCACAAGTGGTGAGTCCGGGGTAGCTTTGGCCCAGGACAACGCGCCTCAGCTTATCCTGCTGGACGTGAATCTCTCCGACATGTCAGGGGTTGAAGTCGTAAAACTCTTGCAGCAGGACCAGCGTACGAAGGACATCCCGGTGATTATTCTTTCCGCAGATGCAACTCCGGCGCGCATAGCCGAACTCCGGAGTATGAAAATCCTTGACTACCTAACGAAACCGTTCGATATCGAGCATTTTGCGCGGACAGTTCGCCAGGCGCTAGCTCTGGCATGA
- a CDS encoding flavin reductase family protein: MTITLDQKTALEPAFDPRVFRDTLGHYASGITIISGIDEDGPIGFTCQSFYSVSTEPPLVSFSVMTNSTTYPRIRETGKFVVNVLAHDQDTVSNQFARKGTDKWAGIDWSQTNAGNPIIAGTLMWLDCDIWAEHEAGDHYIIIGRVNEMSPATWHKEEPLLYFKGQYRHLRGIDDKL, from the coding sequence ATGACAATCACTCTGGACCAGAAGACGGCCCTTGAACCAGCGTTTGATCCGCGGGTTTTCCGTGACACACTCGGGCACTACGCTTCCGGCATCACCATCATCAGCGGCATCGACGAGGACGGCCCGATCGGCTTCACCTGTCAGTCCTTCTACTCCGTCTCGACCGAACCGCCCCTGGTCTCCTTCAGCGTCATGACCAACTCTACGACCTACCCGCGGATACGCGAGACCGGCAAGTTCGTCGTAAACGTCCTCGCCCACGACCAGGACACCGTCTCAAACCAGTTCGCCCGCAAAGGCACCGACAAATGGGCCGGAATCGACTGGTCCCAAACTAACGCAGGCAACCCCATCATCGCCGGCACCCTGATGTGGCTCGACTGCGACATCTGGGCAGAACACGAAGCCGGCGACCACTACATCATCATCGGACGCGTCAACGAAATGAGCCCAGCCACCTGGCACAAAGAAGAACCACTGCTCTACTTCAAAGGTCAGTACCGCCACCTCCGTGGTATCGACGACAAGTTGTAG